The sequence GCGGTGGGCGGCCTCCGAGCCATGCAGCAGATGCAGTCCCACGGCGGCGGCGGCGGCGAGGTAGAGGGCCAGCATGGCCGGCTGGCGCAGCACTGCCTCGAGGGCGGCCCGTTCGGCCCCCTGCGGCGGGCGCGGCCAGCGCAGCTGGCCCAGATGCACCGCCAGAAAGAGCAGCAGCCCCACGCCGCCGATCGCCTGGCTGCGGGCCGCCAGAGCCGCCAGCGGCTGGCCGCGACGGCTGCTGAGGCTGGCGCTGTTGCCGGCGCGACGGTTGGCGATCACCTTGGCCAGCCCCAGGCCCAGATGCAGCAGTGCCGCAGCCAGCAGGGCCAGCTCCACCAGGGGCAGCCAGGCGGCGCGATGCAGACCGGCCGCATAGGCCTCAAAGCGCTCGGGGGCCAGCACCGCCGGCAGCACGCCGGCCAGATGCACCAGCAGGAACAGCACCAGCAGCAGCCCCGCCCCCGCCGTGCCCAGCCTCAGCGTGGTTGCGCCCATCCCCGTGGCCACCGTTGATCGGCTGCGGTGTTGAGCCCATGGTATGGAGAACAGCGCCCCTGACACCGCATCCACTCAGTACATCTGTACTAGTCTGTGGATTGACGATCCCCGCG is a genomic window of Cyanobium sp. NS01 containing:
- a CDS encoding succinate dehydrogenase, whose product is MGATTLRLGTAGAGLLLVLFLLVHLAGVLPAVLAPERFEAYAAGLHRAAWLPLVELALLAAALLHLGLGLAKVIANRRAGNSASLSSRRGQPLAALAARSQAIGGVGLLLFLAVHLGQLRWPRPPQGAERAALEAVLRQPAMLALYLAAAAAVGLHLLHGSEAAHRSLGLLDAGNGPRIRLAGRLLALVVAIGFAAVSVALALGLGLPLQPGP